The Triticum dicoccoides isolate Atlit2015 ecotype Zavitan chromosome 6A, WEW_v2.0, whole genome shotgun sequence genome has a window encoding:
- the LOC119318309 gene encoding pentatricopeptide repeat-containing protein At5g27460-like isoform X1: MAMAAAVARRLLRLLSSRSNPKPASLSSCSSSSSFDTPATAGEREGDPLSWRLLRLRSPGAAAAAIDGWAQERGRVWRPDLQRAVSQLRRARRYGHALEILSWMDSRKEIKLLPLDHAARLDLIAKVHGTSQAEEYYNKLPNSASREAASFPLLHCYVADRNVQKAESFMASLQSIGLPVDPHSFNEMMKLYVATCQYEKVFSVIDLMKRNNIPRNALSYNLWMNACSVSDVSSVQSVFKEMVNDGTIEVGWSTYCTLANIFKKHGLNSKALACLRTAETTLSTTQRLGYSFVMTCYAALGDSDGVMRLWEASKCVPGRIPAANYMTAILCLIKVGDIDRAEWIFGSWEAVCRKHDVRVSNVLLGAYVRNGWIEKAEKLHLHMLEKGARPNYKTWEILMEGFVQSRQMDKAVNAMKKALSLMKSCHWRPPLKLVEAIAAFFEEQGNTDDASRYIKLLQKFNLTSLPLYKSVLQAYIKADTVVPTNISEMIARDDIVMDEEMDHLIIRASKIDIRGDV; the protein is encoded by the exons ATGGCCATGGCCGCCGCTGTcgcgcgccgcctcctccgcctgctcTCCTCGCGCTCGAACCCTAAacccgcctccctctcctcctgctcctcttcctcctccttcgacACTCCGGCCACCGCCGGCGAGCGCGAGGGCGACCCCCTCTCGTGGCGCCTCCTCCGCCTCCGGTCGCCGGGCGCGGCGGCCGCGGCCATCGACGGATGGGCCCAGGAGCGCGGCCGCGTCTGGCGGCCGGACCTCCAGCGTGCCGTCTCCCAGCTCCGCCGCGCACGCCGCTACGGCCACGCTCTCGAG ATTTTATCATGGATGGACTCACGCAAAGAAATTAAACTATTACCATTGGATCATGCAGCTAGACTGGACTTGATTGCGAAAGTGCACGGTACTTCTCAAGCTGAGGAATATTACAACAAATTACCAAACTCTGCTTCAAGGGAAGCTGCCTCATTCCCTCTCCTCCATTGCTATGTTGCTGACAGAAATGTTCAGAAAGCAGAGTCCTTTATGGCTAGCCTGCAGAGTATTGGGCTGCCCGTCGATCCTCACTCGTTCAATGAAATGATGAAACTCTATGTTGCAACATGTCAGTATGAGAAGGTGTTCAGTGTAATCGATCTGATGAAACGCAACAACATTCCCAGGAATGCTCTCTCATATAACCTTTGGATGAACGCATGCTCTGTCTCTGATGTTTCGTCTGTACAATCAGTCTTCAAGGAGATGGTTAATGATGGCACAATTGAGGTTGGTTGGAGCACATACTGTACATTGGCCAACATCTTCAAGAAGCATGGACTGAATAGTAAAGCCCTGGCTTGCCTTAGGACGGCCGAAACAACATTATCAACAACACAGCGCTTAGGATATTCTTTTGTAATGACATGTTACGCTGCTCTGGGTGACAGCGATGGGGTTATGAGACTGTGGGAGGCTAGTAAATGTGTCCCAGGTAGAATCCCCGCTGCTAACTACATGACTGCTATTTTATGTTTGATAAAAGTTGGCGACATTGACCGGGCTGAGTGGATATTTGGAAGCTGGGAAGCGGTGTGCAGGAAGCATGATGTGCGGGTTTCAAATGTTCTTCTAGGTGCTTATGTGAGGAACGGGTGgattgaaaaggctgagaagcttcaTCTGCACATGCTCGAGAAAGGTGCACGGCCAAACTACAAGACGTGGGAGATATTGATGGAGGGATTTGTTCAGAGTAGGCAGATGGACAAGGCTGTCAATGCCATGAAGAAAGCTTTATCTCTAATGAAGAGCTGCCATTGGAGACCTCCACTCAAACTGGTTGAGGCCATCGCAGCATtcttcgaggagcaaggaaacacgGATGATGCAAGCAGATATATTAAGCTTCTTCAAAAGTTTAACCTGACAAGCTTGCCCCTGTACAAGTCCGTGCTTCAAGCATATATTAAAGCTGATACCGTGGTGCCAACAAACATTTCCGAGATGATAGCAAGAGATGACATCGTTATGGATGAAGAAATGGACCACTTGATCATACGTGCTAGCAAGATAGATATCAGAGGCGATGTGTAA
- the LOC119318309 gene encoding pentatricopeptide repeat-containing protein At5g27460-like isoform X2, with protein MGPGARPRLAAGPPACRLPAPPRTPLRPRSRARLDLIAKVHGTSQAEEYYNKLPNSASREAASFPLLHCYVADRNVQKAESFMASLQSIGLPVDPHSFNEMMKLYVATCQYEKVFSVIDLMKRNNIPRNALSYNLWMNACSVSDVSSVQSVFKEMVNDGTIEVGWSTYCTLANIFKKHGLNSKALACLRTAETTLSTTQRLGYSFVMTCYAALGDSDGVMRLWEASKCVPGRIPAANYMTAILCLIKVGDIDRAEWIFGSWEAVCRKHDVRVSNVLLGAYVRNGWIEKAEKLHLHMLEKGARPNYKTWEILMEGFVQSRQMDKAVNAMKKALSLMKSCHWRPPLKLVEAIAAFFEEQGNTDDASRYIKLLQKFNLTSLPLYKSVLQAYIKADTVVPTNISEMIARDDIVMDEEMDHLIIRASKIDIRGDV; from the exons ATGGGCCCAGGAGCGCGGCCGCGTCTGGCGGCCGGACCTCCAGCGTGCCGTCTCCCAGCTCCGCCGCGCACGCCGCTACGGCCACGCTCTCGAG CTAGACTGGACTTGATTGCGAAAGTGCACGGTACTTCTCAAGCTGAGGAATATTACAACAAATTACCAAACTCTGCTTCAAGGGAAGCTGCCTCATTCCCTCTCCTCCATTGCTATGTTGCTGACAGAAATGTTCAGAAAGCAGAGTCCTTTATGGCTAGCCTGCAGAGTATTGGGCTGCCCGTCGATCCTCACTCGTTCAATGAAATGATGAAACTCTATGTTGCAACATGTCAGTATGAGAAGGTGTTCAGTGTAATCGATCTGATGAAACGCAACAACATTCCCAGGAATGCTCTCTCATATAACCTTTGGATGAACGCATGCTCTGTCTCTGATGTTTCGTCTGTACAATCAGTCTTCAAGGAGATGGTTAATGATGGCACAATTGAGGTTGGTTGGAGCACATACTGTACATTGGCCAACATCTTCAAGAAGCATGGACTGAATAGTAAAGCCCTGGCTTGCCTTAGGACGGCCGAAACAACATTATCAACAACACAGCGCTTAGGATATTCTTTTGTAATGACATGTTACGCTGCTCTGGGTGACAGCGATGGGGTTATGAGACTGTGGGAGGCTAGTAAATGTGTCCCAGGTAGAATCCCCGCTGCTAACTACATGACTGCTATTTTATGTTTGATAAAAGTTGGCGACATTGACCGGGCTGAGTGGATATTTGGAAGCTGGGAAGCGGTGTGCAGGAAGCATGATGTGCGGGTTTCAAATGTTCTTCTAGGTGCTTATGTGAGGAACGGGTGgattgaaaaggctgagaagcttcaTCTGCACATGCTCGAGAAAGGTGCACGGCCAAACTACAAGACGTGGGAGATATTGATGGAGGGATTTGTTCAGAGTAGGCAGATGGACAAGGCTGTCAATGCCATGAAGAAAGCTTTATCTCTAATGAAGAGCTGCCATTGGAGACCTCCACTCAAACTGGTTGAGGCCATCGCAGCATtcttcgaggagcaaggaaacacgGATGATGCAAGCAGATATATTAAGCTTCTTCAAAAGTTTAACCTGACAAGCTTGCCCCTGTACAAGTCCGTGCTTCAAGCATATATTAAAGCTGATACCGTGGTGCCAACAAACATTTCCGAGATGATAGCAAGAGATGACATCGTTATGGATGAAGAAATGGACCACTTGATCATACGTGCTAGCAAGATAGATATCAGAGGCGATGTGTAA